In Gemmata obscuriglobus, a single genomic region encodes these proteins:
- a CDS encoding MutS-related protein, with amino-acid sequence MAKFEAARGRKAWAERAARFYSGGLERLAGRPSGNGDGTRFADDAHPYSDDLDLFGPGSLFELLTVCRTRTGEDTLAAWLLAPAGPGEVKARQEAVADLAPRLDLREAVAVAGAEAPAADYRPLVQWGAAPADAPPAWKWWAVEVLGWLNVFAWAGWLFAETTALPVLAFGLLSLGLAAPLMSWAGRVLKPLDRAAENLSLFEAVLIRLEREPFSAPRLKELQGSMRAGGLLPSEQIRQLRLLLDGYNARRNAFFIPVAVLRMWPVRFAFKLEAWRTRSGLAVGRWLRAVGEFEALSSLAGHAYENPADVVPTVEPGPVRLAAVGVGHPLIPAAKCVRNDVALGDGANRVLIVSGSNMSGKSTLLRAVGVNAVLALAGGVVRAKSFALTPVSVGATMRVQDSLQAGRSRFFAEVTKVRLLLDIAGRADGPPLLFLLDELFAGTNSADRVAGAEGVTRALVALGAVGFVTTHDLSLTAVTDSIPGAANHHFCDGLAGGELHFDYTMHPGVVPHGNGLALMRAVGLKV; translated from the coding sequence GTGGCGAAGTTCGAGGCGGCCCGCGGGCGCAAGGCGTGGGCCGAGCGCGCCGCCCGGTTCTATTCGGGCGGGCTCGAACGGCTCGCCGGGCGGCCGTCCGGTAACGGCGACGGAACACGCTTTGCCGACGACGCGCACCCCTACTCGGACGACCTCGACCTGTTCGGCCCCGGGTCGCTGTTCGAGTTGCTCACCGTGTGCCGCACGCGGACCGGTGAGGACACCCTCGCGGCGTGGCTGCTCGCGCCCGCCGGTCCCGGGGAGGTGAAGGCCCGCCAGGAGGCCGTTGCGGATCTGGCGCCCCGCCTCGATTTGCGCGAGGCGGTCGCGGTGGCCGGGGCGGAAGCGCCCGCCGCCGATTACCGGCCGCTGGTGCAATGGGGCGCTGCGCCGGCGGACGCGCCGCCGGCGTGGAAGTGGTGGGCCGTCGAGGTATTGGGCTGGCTGAACGTGTTCGCCTGGGCCGGGTGGCTCTTCGCGGAGACGACCGCGCTGCCCGTTCTGGCGTTCGGGCTGCTGTCGCTCGGGCTCGCGGCGCCGCTGATGTCGTGGGCCGGCCGGGTGCTGAAGCCGCTCGACCGCGCGGCCGAGAACCTGTCCCTCTTTGAAGCCGTCTTGATCCGGCTCGAGCGCGAGCCGTTCAGCGCCCCGCGCCTGAAGGAACTTCAGGGTTCCATGCGCGCCGGCGGGCTGTTGCCGTCGGAACAGATCCGGCAGCTCCGACTGCTTCTCGACGGTTACAACGCCCGGCGCAACGCGTTCTTCATTCCGGTGGCCGTGCTGCGGATGTGGCCCGTGCGGTTCGCGTTCAAGCTCGAAGCGTGGCGGACGCGGTCCGGTTTGGCGGTCGGGCGGTGGCTGCGGGCCGTCGGCGAATTTGAAGCGCTGTCGTCGCTCGCCGGGCACGCCTACGAGAACCCCGCGGACGTGGTTCCGACGGTCGAGCCCGGCCCCGTGCGGCTCGCGGCGGTCGGCGTGGGGCACCCGCTGATTCCGGCCGCGAAGTGCGTTCGTAACGACGTGGCGCTTGGCGACGGCGCGAACCGCGTGCTGATCGTGAGCGGCTCGAACATGTCCGGTAAGAGCACCCTTCTTCGCGCGGTGGGTGTGAACGCGGTGCTGGCGCTGGCGGGCGGGGTGGTGCGGGCAAAGAGCTTCGCCCTGACGCCCGTTTCGGTCGGGGCAACGATGCGCGTGCAGGACTCGCTCCAGGCCGGGCGGTCGCGGTTCTTTGCGGAAGTCACGAAGGTGCGCCTGCTGCTCGACATCGCGGGTCGCGCGGACGGGCCGCCCCTGCTCTTCTTGCTCGACGAACTGTTCGCCGGCACCAACTCGGCGGACCGCGTTGCGGGTGCGGAAGGGGTCACACGTGCGCTCGTGGCGCTGGGCGCGGTCGGGTTCGTTACGACGCACGATTTGAGCCTGACCGCGGTGACGGACAGCATTCCGGGCGCGGCGAACCATCACTTCTGCGACGGGCTGGCGGGCGGCGAACTGCACTTCGATTACACCATGCACCCCGGCGTGGTGCCGCACGGCAACGGACTGGCACTCATGCGGGCCGTCGGCCTGAAGGTGTGA
- a CDS encoding NAD-dependent epimerase/dehydratase family protein: MPHTILLTGATGFVGSHVAEALVRAGHTVRALARSGSDTAFLTALGVTLVPGDVTDADALKRAAAGCDAVVNSAAKVGDWGHVDGYRAVNVEGLRNLFDATLGQPLHRFVHISSLGVYEARHHYGTDETEPLPNDHIDGYTQSKVEAERIALQYHRKQKVPVVILRPGFVYGPRDRTVLPRLAERLRERSVIYIARGRYALNTTYVGNIADAVLLALGAPAEGVVGEVFNITDGEFVSKRRFFETVADGLGLKRPRGFPPVPVWLARAMANWRESTFRKLNKPHPPRITQAQLKFAGLNLDFSIAKARTKLGYTPRVLFDEGMGRALAWHKGERGA, translated from the coding sequence ATGCCACACACGATTCTACTCACCGGGGCCACCGGGTTCGTCGGCTCGCACGTCGCCGAGGCGCTCGTTCGCGCCGGGCACACGGTCCGCGCGCTCGCCCGGTCGGGTAGCGACACCGCGTTCCTGACCGCCCTCGGGGTCACCCTCGTTCCGGGCGACGTGACCGACGCCGACGCCCTCAAGCGGGCCGCCGCGGGGTGCGACGCCGTGGTGAACAGCGCAGCGAAGGTCGGCGACTGGGGCCACGTGGACGGTTACCGCGCGGTGAACGTCGAGGGGCTGCGCAACCTGTTCGATGCGACCCTCGGGCAACCGCTGCACCGGTTCGTCCACATTAGCTCGCTGGGCGTGTACGAGGCCCGGCACCATTACGGCACTGATGAGACCGAGCCGCTCCCGAACGACCACATCGACGGCTACACGCAGTCGAAGGTGGAGGCGGAGCGGATCGCGCTCCAGTACCACCGCAAGCAGAAGGTCCCGGTCGTAATTCTGCGCCCCGGGTTCGTGTACGGCCCGCGCGACCGGACGGTTTTGCCGCGCCTGGCAGAGCGGCTCCGCGAGCGGAGCGTGATCTACATCGCCCGCGGCCGGTACGCGCTCAACACGACCTATGTGGGCAACATCGCGGACGCGGTGCTGCTCGCGCTCGGGGCGCCGGCGGAAGGCGTCGTGGGCGAGGTGTTCAACATCACCGACGGCGAGTTCGTGAGCAAGCGCCGGTTCTTCGAGACGGTGGCCGACGGGTTGGGGCTGAAGCGGCCGCGGGGCTTCCCCCCCGTGCCGGTGTGGCTGGCGCGGGCGATGGCGAACTGGCGCGAGAGCACGTTCCGCAAACTGAACAAGCCGCACCCGCCGCGGATCACGCAGGCGCAGCTCAAATTCGCCGGGCTGAACCTCGACTTTTCCATCGCGAAGGCGCGCACGAAGCTGGGCTACACCCCGCGCGTTCTGTTCGACGAGGGCATGGGGCGCGCGCTGGCCTGGCACAAGGGCGAGCGGGGGGCGTGA